Proteins from a single region of Cryptococcus neoformans var. neoformans JEC21 chromosome 6 sequence:
- a CDS encoding protein-vacuolar targeting-related protein, putative → MFNAPRPMASSYSYTDPLSNSAAAGAAFGELDPWSSAPSPAGSVTPARATASASEGRNIAANGNKEEGLNGLINDPPALYVSLLDQLDTSGTGEVSLAAVHRLLGTSKLPAVVVEKIIHLTSRDKSTLTRPEFFCALALVSLAQSSPDPNDISIEKLSFSLSNLPLPKLKPSDPPSVSSGVAASTAAATGFNAWDGTINKGTTYSANNSTFRSTDPMVDNAEDRWWKDQERIVVTLIPEKEGWFLQKYRIESDKRGEGPVARRYSDFVWLMDVLEKRYPFRILPPLPPKRINPSSAFLEARRLALIRLLSFLTAHPVLRTDACLNIFLTSSSFESWRKRTPVSTDEESLSKKLTTAQEMSIPSDLELKLDNLRERLPAMLGHYTRLVVMAERSLVRLQVQAAEAARMAMSTQSIGELVPRCCWRSVQGDDGESGRGVARECGLCEGVGRGWGDVGDGWVSVGEELEKGVQLLQKHIESLKSQRDLYSSFHALFYRHNKLSLDNVDVLRKRVDSRFSKIESLKSAKKPGWEGEVDKLASQSDRDTAEIQRLLARRVFVRACMWHELSVVFHSMQAAQGTMGWKDFVKDQKERTKRLNGVWQGLEETLESMPLE, encoded by the exons ATGTTCAACGCGCCACGACCAATGGCCAGTTCTTATAGCTATACTGACCCTCTGTCAAATTCGGCTGCGGCTGGTGCAGCTTTCGGGGAGCTGGATCCCTGGAGCAGCGCCCCCAGCCCGGCGGGGAGTGTAACTCCTGCAAGGGCTACTGCATCCGCATCTGAAGGCAGGAATATAGCTGCGAATGGcaataaagaagaagggctgAATGGGTTAATCA ACGATCCGCCTGCGCTGTACGTCTCTTTGCTCGACCAGCTAGATACTAGTGGTACTGGGGAGGTATCCTTGGCTGCTGTCCATCGATTACTAGGTACTAGCAAGCTGCCTGCTGTGGTCGTTGAAAAG ATCATTCATCTTACATCTCGAGATAAATCAACTCTCACTCGACCCGAATTCTTCTGCGCTCTGGCCCTTGTCTCACTCGCCCAATCGTCCCCCGATCCCAATGATATCTCAATTGAAAAactctccttttccctttccaacCTTCCTTTACCCAAGCTCAAACCCTCTGATCCTCCGTCAGTCTCATCTGGTGTGGCTGCTAGTACTGCTGCGGCCACTGGGTTTAACGCCTGGGACGGGACTATCAATAAAGGCACGACGTATAGTGCGAATAACAGCACTTTCAGATCCACTGATCCTATGGTAGATAACGCCGAGGACAGATGGTGGAAGGATCAAGAACGGATAGTGGTGACTCTCATACctgagaaggaagggtggtTTTTGCAAAAATATCGGATAGAAAGTGAT aaaagaggagaaggaccTGTGGCAAGGAGGTACAGTGATTTCGTGTGGTTGATGGATGTTCTGGAGAAGCGATAT CCCTTCCGTATATTGCCCCCTCTTCCGCCGAAGCGCATAAATC CGTCTTCTGCTTTCCTTGAAGCTCGTCGCCTAGCTTTGATTCGCCTCTTATCTTTTCTCACTGCTCACCCCGTCCTCCGCACCGACGCATGCCTCAACATTTTCCtcacctcgtcctcatTCGAATCGTGGCGCAAGCGCACCCCTGTCTCCACAGACGAAGAATCACTTTCCAAAAAGTTGACCACGGCCCAAGAGATGTCAATCCCTTCCGATCTCGAGCTCAAGCTTGACAATTTGAGAGAACGATTACCGGCAATGTTGGGGCATTATACTCGATTAGTGGTGATGGCCGAAAGGAGCTTGGTGAGGTTGCAGGTGCAAGCCGCTGAAGCCGCCAGAATGGCGATGAGCACGCAAAGTATTGGAGAGTTGGTGCCCAGATGTTGTTGGAGGAGTGTGCAAGGTGACGACGGTGAGAGTGGGAGAGGAGTAGCGAGGGAATGCGGACTATGTGAAGGAGTAGGAAGGGGGTGGGGAGATGTTGGTGACGGATGGGTCAGTGTTGGTGAAGAGCTCGAAAAAGGA GTGCAATTATTACAAAAACACATTGAATCTCTCAAGTCACAACGTGATCTCTATTCGTCATTCCATGCCCTTTTCTACCGACATAACAAACTGTCACTGGACAATGTCGATGTTCTTCGAAAAAGGGTAGACTCCCGGTTCAGTAAGATCGAGTCTCTCAAATCCGCAAAAAAGCCTGGGTGGGAGGGTGAAGTCGATAAGCTTGCCAGCCAAAGCGACAGAGACACTGCAGAAATCCAACGTCTATTAGCCAGAAGAGTGTTCGTGAGAGCTTGTATGTGGCACGAATTGAGTGTGGTGTTCCATTCGATGCAGGCTGCCCAGGGCACCATGGGTTGGAAGGACTTCGTGAAGGATCAGAAAGAAAGGACAAAGAGATTGAACGGTGTTTGGCAGGGGTTGGAAGAGACTTTGGAGAGTATGCCGTTGGAATAA
- a CDS encoding expressed protein, producing MEIKSGKTSMRRKQSNSFLQALGKPRQSLTSSSAPSTTHSSPPSASTLTLVADEFYSPTSENDSTSMSTRSMSVSTHGRAPESFTVPGGGRSSSQTYSIGGGKEKGKEAEGKNGVILRRPEDVYKVVRDRILSWSYMMEWYQGDAHWFNTVRISRTDIEQMLGYKHLETRARNYYALGISLSALFDIPASGDFLRALIKLLEEWESFCEGSTATKGVRSLFRGPRSGRRVTGSGSMMSDFGLAMDGSESFLLNFNLPFAPDFFQVHTTACSIVRDIYRKLLGMFLPPAPPSSLSNSSPSSRPLPKSVASLAHPSTVIHTARREPLPFANTKSPGANSLSTATFANQQGYYGAMSPTDDVGGQMENGGDALLAFIAGDVPGDRTLVGDGQKLTPQVSELFTKADAKLKKHFAILTREADGLAKRVIDDQINSLLFSLTPGSKAMKFDGATGLPANGSGHTTAATMGRTGHMEEDRMRDFGTI from the exons ATGGAAATCAAGTCGGGAAAGACAAGCATGCGCAGAAAG CAATCTAAT TCatttcttcaagctctaGGCAAACCACGGCAATCTCTCACATCCAGCTCGGCGCCTTCCACAACTCACAGCTCACCACCATCCGCAAGCACACTTACCTTGGTCGCCGATGAATTCTACAGTCCAACATCGGAAAATGATAGCACCTCGATGTCTACAAGGTCTATGAGTGTGAGCACACACGGTCGTGCTCCTGAGAGTTTTACAGTCCCTggaggcggaagaagtTCAAGCCAGACATACTCCAtcggaggaggaaaggagaagggtaaagaggctgaaggaaagaatggggtaATCCTTAGGAGGCCTGAAGATGTGTACAAGGTGGTTAGAGACAGAATATTGAGCTGGAGCTACATGATGGAGTGGTATCAAGG AGATGCCCATTGGTTCAATACTGTCCGCATATCCCGTACAGATATTGAGCAAATGTTAGGTTATAAACATCTCGAGACTCGAGCTCGCAATTACTACGCGCTGGGAATATCTCTTTCGGCTTTGTTCGATATACCTGCTTCTGGAGATTTCTTGAGAGCATTAATCAAGTTACTagaagaatgggagagCTTCTGCGAAGGTAGTACTGCTACAAAAGGAGTA AGAAGCCTGTTCAGGGGACCGCGGTCTGGTAGGAGAGTGACCGGGAGTGGATCAATGATGTCGGATTTTGGTCTTGCGATGGATGGTTCAGAATCATTTCTCCTCAACTTTAACCTG CCTTTTGCCCCTGACTTCTTCCAAGTGCATACGACTGCATGCTCCATTGTCCGCGACATTTACAGGAAGCTTCTTGGAATGTTCCTTCCCCCAGCACCTCCCTCATCCCTTTCAAATTCCTCTCCGTCATCACGTCCTTTACCCAAATCTGTTGCTTCTCTTGCACATCCTTCCACCGTCATCCATACTGCTCGACGGGAGCCGCTCCCATTTGCCAATACAAAGAGCCCTGGCGCAAATTCTTTGTCCACAGCGACCTTTGCCAATCAACAAGGGTATTATGGAGCTATGAGTCCTACTGATGATGTGGGCGGTCAAATGGAAAATGGCGGAGACGCGTTGCTGGCATTCATTGCTGGAGATGTGCCGGGCGATCGGACATTGGTTGGCGATGGCCAAAAACTGACGCCGCAAGTGTCAGAGCTATTCACAAAGGCTGATGCCAAACTTAAG AAACACTTTGCTATCCTTACTCGCGAAGCAGACGGTCTCGCCAAGCGGGTCATTGACGATCAAATCAATTCATTGCTATTTTCTCTTACGCCAGGAAGCAAGGCCATGAAGTTTGATGGCGCCACGGGTTTACCCGCCAACGGTTCAGGGCATACAACGGCGGCTACGATGGGCAGGACCGGTCacatggaggaggataggaTGAGAGACTTCGGGACAATTTAA
- a CDS encoding Beta-hexosaminidase precursor, putative has product MLFSGLLEVLTSSLPFLAPSSPLSAKPDINVVPLPRHYIIGDGSTPVCLSTNFSIQAAPSSLATFPTDLQDAITSTQHRLKNTQVTYLSPNEGSEFFTGGSGAIRSCAYYLDTLHIDFTAYNGTDILSETVAPVEERAELEAYTLDLSLKGKATISSRGALGAFRGLSTFEGLFYSLEAGVQGSDRVYAPLAPYHIEDKPSFGWRAVLLDTSRHYFSVPSILKILDTMSMVKLNVFHWHVTDSNSWPLDLDSYPELAAKGASSQSERYSQKDMQMIIDYAGHRGIDTLLEIDTPGHTASIAPSHPSFVACFESTPFKHFAHQPPAGQLRFADEKVTEWTAQLLREIGSLSKGGYFSTGGDEINMNCMLEDMPTASKLKAKGWTLDDALDHFTEKTHAPLRQAGKTPVVWQEMALNHGTMSSLTNDTIVDIWVNSADARKVLDQGYRIVHASADYFYLDCGQGGWIGEEGGNNSWCDPMKSWARMYSFDPFKDVKDEERHLVLGGQTSLWTEQTDETNLEPTLWPRAAALAEVFWSGPGPDSRPRSSNKALPRMHDIRYRMVGRGVRAAPLQPRWCALRPGACILAA; this is encoded by the exons ATGCTCTTCAGTGGCCTGCTCGAAGTTCTCACCTCGTCTCTACCGTTCCTTGCTCCTTCGTCTCCTCTTTCGGCCAAACCCGATATCAATGTCGTCCCTTTGCCTAGGCATTACATCATCGGGGATGGGTCGACGCCTGTTTGTCTTTCTACCAATTTCAGCATACAAGCAGCCCCCTCATCTTTAGCCACTTTCCCGACTGACCTTCAAGATGCCATCACATCAACTCAACACCGCTTGAAGAACACCCAGGTAACGTATCTTTCGCCCAACGAAGGATCAGAGTTTTTCACCGGCGGCTCTGGTGCTATTAGATCTTGCGCATACTATCTCGACACCTTGCACATTGATTTCACTGCCTATAATGGTACCGATATCCTCTCGGAAACCGTTGCACCCGTCGAAGAACGCGCCGAGCTCGAGGCATATACGCTTGATCTCTCTCTCAAGGGGAAAGCGACGATCAGCTCTCGAGGGGCTTTGGGTGCGTTCAGAGGTCTCAGCACCTTCGAAGGCCTCTTCTACAGCCTTGAGGCTGGAGTTCAGGGATCGGACAGAGTGTATGCTCCACTCGCTCCTTATCATATTGAAGACAAGCCAAGTTTTGGCTGGCGTGCAGTATTATTGGATACCTCGAGGCATTACTTTTCCGTTCCATCCATCCTGAAG ATACTGGATACGATGTCCATGGTTAAGCTCAACGTCTTCCACTGGCACGTCACGGACTCCAATTCATGGCCTTTAGATCTTGACAGCTATCCAGAACTCGCAGCCAAAGGAGCATCCTCTCAGTCTGAGAGGTATAGCCAGAAAGATATGCAAATGATCATTGACTATGCAGGCCAC AGAGGCATTGACACCCTTCTCGAGATTGACACACCGGGCCACACTGCCTCTATTGCTCCTTCGCATCCCTCCTTCGTGGCATGCTTCGAGTCAACGCCATTCAAACACTTTGCTCACCAGCCTCCAGCAGGACAATTGCGATTTGCCGACGAGAAGGTGACAGAGTGGACGGCTCAGCTCCTGCGGGAGATCGGCAGTCTGTCCAAAGGAGGATATTTCAGTACGGGAGGGGATGAGATCAATATGAACTGCATG TTGGAAGATATGCCTACGGCGTCTAAGCTGAAAGCCAAAGGCTGGACGTTGGATGACGCCTTGGATCATTTTACTGAAAAGACACATGCCCCCTTGAGGCAGGCAGGAAAAACTCCAGTGGTCTGGCAAGAGATG GCGCTCAATCACGGGACGATGTCTTCTCTTACTAATGACACCATTGTTGATATCTGGGTCAACTCTGCGGACGCTCGCAAGGTTCTGGACCAAGGATACCGTATAGTCCACGCTTCGGCAGACTACTTTTACCTG GACTGTGGACAAGGCGGATGGAtaggggaagagggaggtAATAACAGCTGGTGTGATCCCATGAAGTCTTGGGCAAGAATGTATTC TTTCGACCCTTTCAAAGATGTcaaagacgaagagagGCACTTGGTTTTGGGTG GTCAAACATCGCTCTGGACAGAGCAG ACGGACGAGACGAACTTGGAGCCTACTCTCTGGCCTAGAGCAGCAGCTTTAGCGGAAGTTTTCTGGTCAGGGCCAGGACCAGACAGCCGACCTCGCA GTTCAAACAAGGCGCTACCTAGAATGCACGATATCCGTTATAGAAtggtgggaagaggtgTGAGAGCTGCACCTTTGCAGCCTCGTTGGTGCGCCCTTCGTCCCG GTGCGTGTATTTTAGCTGCTTGA
- a CDS encoding diphthine synthase, putative, which yields MFYVIGLGLSDEKDITVKGLEAVKNSARVYLESYTSILMVEKEKLEAFYERPVITATREMVELEADDILKDADKVDISFLVVGDPLGATTHSDLLLRAQSRNIPTSIIHNASILTALGSTGLQMYSFGQTLSLPFYTETWRPDSWYPRLEENLRLGVHTLVLLDIKVREQSEENMARGRLIYEPPRFMNPAQAFNQMLLTESIRHPAPRHPSQSQSTDQTQKPSQLPSSSHSDSEEEEEEAERVDPYPSLMPPSQTLAISLSRVGTPSQRLISGTLSELAALDEEEFGGPLHSVVIVGKRLHPLELEYAGKFAVGGEQGDWWKVGKEVYGVERETFY from the exons ATGTTCTATGTCATTGGTCTCGGTCTCTCTGATGAGAAGGATATTACCGTCAAGGGCCTCGAG GCCGTAAAAAACTCTGCACGAGTCTATCTGGAGTCGTACACTTCCATCTTGATGgtcgagaaggaaaaacTTGAAGCGTTCTATGAGCGACCGGTCATCACTGCCACGAGGGAGATGGTTGAGCTCGAGGCGGACGATATTTTGAAAGATGCGGACAAGGTGGATATCTCGTTCTTGGTCGTTGGTGATCCTCTCGG AGCTACCACCCACAGCGACCTCCTTCTCCGTGCCCAGTCGCGCAACATCCCTacttccatcatccacaacgcctccatcctcaccgCCCTCGGTTCTACCGGTCTGCAAATGTACTCCTTCGGCCAAACGCTTTCTTTACCATTCTACACTGAAACATGGAGGCCGGATAGTTGGTACCCCCGATTGGAAGAGAATTTGAGGTTGGGCGTCCATACTTTGGTGTTGTTGGATATCAAGGTTAGGGAGCAGAGTGAGGAGAATATGGCGAG GGGCCGTTTGATTTACGAGCCTCCGAGGTTCATGAACCCAGCCCAGGCGTTCAACCAAATGCTGCTTACCGAATCCATTCGCCATCCCGCTCCCAGACATccatcccaatcccaatccaCCGACCAAACCCAAAAACCCTCCCaacttccctcctcttcccactctgattccgaagaagaagaagaagaagcagaacGCGTAGATCCTTATCCCAGCTTGATGCCCCCATCTCAAACCCTCgccatctctctctcccgcGTCGGCACCCCTTCCCAACGCCTCATCTCTGGTACACTCTCTGAACTCGCGGCtctggatgaagaagaatttgGAGGGCCCTTACATTCAGTGGTGATTGTGGGTAAGAGGCTGCACCCGTTAGAGTTGGAGTATGCGGGCAAGTTTGCGGTAGGTGGGGAGCAAGGGGACTGGTGGAAGGTTGGGAAAGAGGTCTATGGTGTAGAGAGGGAGACTTTTTACTAA
- a CDS encoding GPI-anchor transamidase, putative has protein sequence MRLSRILTAISLLLSPLISSLPHEQLDPQLSNLFGNDTTTDGHTNNWAVLVCSSRYWFNYRHMANTLAMYRTLKRLGLPDSNIILMLADDVACNARNAFPATVYANAGKMLDLYGEGIKVDYKGYEVTVESFLRLLTGRHDATVPRSKRLLSDASSNVFIYMTGHGGNEFLKFQDNEEVSAYDVADAIEQMWEKRRYNKLLYVIDTCQANTMYSKFYSPEIIATGSSSLGESSYSHHNDMDIGVAVIDSFTHNVLQYLETVGKTSRNSLQEFFNTYDPAKIFSHPGISTSLSSVPPEQILITDFFGAVARVEISPQSAELPLESRLIASKDGWEHTSLSINDGSLTEEIPEVLPRKIEGTKKGNGEWNRPLVDKTSEWGFLPPYLIGVVSFIWLYISLGDKEDKDDSEEVREEEL, from the exons ATGCGTTTATCCCGTATCCTCACTGCTATATCCCTCCTGCTATCGCCATTaatatcctctcttccccacGAACAGCTCGATCCTCAGCTATCCAACCTTTTTGGAAATGACACCACGACAGACGGGCATACCAATAACTGGGCTGTGCTAGTCTGCAGCTCTCGGTACTGGTTCAACTATCGT CACATGGCCAACACACTCGCAATGTACCGAACCCTAAAACGTCTCGGTCTTCCAGATTccaacatcatcctcatgcTAGCCGACGATGTGGCCTGTAACGCACGCAACGCCTTCCCTGCGACAGTCTACGCCAACGCCGGAAAAATGCTGGATCTGTACGGAGAAGGGATAAAGGTTGATTACAAAGGGTATGAGGTAACAGTGGAGAGCTTTTTAAGGTTATTGACAGGCCGGCATGATGCTACGGTTCCGCGCTCGAAACGGTTATTGAGCGATGCGTCGTCGAATGTGTTCATCTATATGACTGGTCATGGAGGAAATGAGTTTCTCAAGTTTCAGGATAATGAAGAGGTTTCGGCGTATGACGTTGCGGACGCTATCGAGCAAAtgtgggagaagagaag ATATAACAAGTTGCTTTATGTGATTGATACCTGTCAAGCAAACACAATGTACTCCAAGTTTTATTCTCCCGAAATCATCGCTACGggatcttcatctttgggCGAAAGCTCGTACTCC CATCACAATGACATGGATATCGGCGTCGCAGTCATTGACAGCTTTACCCACAACGTCCTTCAATATCTCGAGACAGTGGGCAAGACTTCACGTAACAGTCTTCAGGAATTC TTCAACACGTATGATCCTGCCAAAATCTTTTCTCATCCTGGAATATCAACTTCCCTGAGCAGTGTCCCTCCGGAACAAATCCTTATTACAGACTTTTTCGGAGCTGTAGCTCGAGTTGAAATATCGCCCCAAAGTGCAGAGCTGCCCTTGGAATCTCGACTAATAGCTTCCAAAGATGGTTGGGAGCATACGAGCTTGAGTATCAACGATGGTAGTCTTACGGAGGAGATACCCGAAGTGTTACCTAGGAAGATAGAAGGGACCAAGAAAGGCAATGGGGAGTGGAATCGGCCTCTTGTGGATAAAACGAGTGAATGGGGATTCTTGCCTCCATACCTTATCGGAGTCGTTTCGTTCATTTGGCTTTATATCTCGTTGGGGGATAAGGAAGACAAGGATGACAGTGAAGAAGtaagggaggaggaactttga
- a CDS encoding expressed protein, with amino-acid sequence MSRFSGRSLDKLWFAFFAFHLPISILLDLQYLYPPSLIPSSLKAFMLWSINLTRDPILLGAVNNDPTFGWLKCFSWLEAGFQVPCFVVGLWGLWNNDKRVYPVILAYGASTATTLLPCLHTIFTTQATPPHTTAEIANLLAEYVPFLLLPLGMAVDMSWRIVKIINAAEGRKNV; translated from the exons ATGTCCCGATTCTCTGGTAGATCACTCGACAAGCTCTGGTTTGCGTTCTTCGCT TTCCACCTT CCAATATCTATCCTTCTCGACCTCCAATACCTCTATCCACCCTCTTTAATACCATCATCCCTCAAAGCATTCATGCTCTGGTCGATCAACCTCACTCGTGACCCAATCCTTCTCGGAGCTGTCAATAATGATCCGACATTCGGGTGGTTAAAGTGTTTCTCCTGGCTTGAAGCGGGATTCCAGGTCCCATGTTTTGTGGTAGGCCTTTGGGGGTTGTGGAACA ACGATAAGCGAGTGTACC CGGTCATCCTCGCCTATGGAGCTTCGACGGCTACTACCCTCCTCCCCTGTCTCCACACTATCTTCACTACCCAAGCTACTCCTCCTCACACGACTGCTGAGATCGCCAACCTTCTTGCTGAGTATGTGCCCTTTTTGCTCTTGCCCCTCGGTATGGCGGTGGATATGAGCTGGAGAATTGTCAAGATCATCAATGCTGCcgagggaaggaagaatgtgtAA
- a CDS encoding rtf1 protein, putative produces MSDLENELLGLAEDDPTRHRKRHGSNDRSKRNSKAFIEDSDDDGEEEDMEMESEDDEPALQRSRGPLKNPYPLEGKYVDEADREALENLPEIERENILASRLEEMQKFKDSQALDAMFKTAHGGDDEEEDDSRARKRRKHTSVSEKASRALNVLKNKRKAKDERMQRRAARRRHSRSASASSEEEGQITRRSPSYSPERSLSPQPKNVQPKLSKEEEMDAIAPNRAELESARVSRYELVDMMHKDGFEDVITGAYVRIISPDRDEHGRPKYRLYKIADVDESGQFGSYSIEYQGRQIRETRALLVKYGSASRLFRMADVSNGVIEESEFQRFSMTNQADGVKAPKRSFLKKKHDEIKALRERPMTSAEIDRRVDSRKSQESSFTRVSLLKIHQLMNTRDLALRRNDHVMVEKLNSDIIALGGDPNTGRLVAEKEGEKDDYDMKIQKINENNKRKTKEAMMRAHAAAVARKKAEEAVVKAKLAASQNPSTTSTPATDVPKPEVPPPSGQRKGETPQQYVARTVQLDLDLGDF; encoded by the exons ATGTCTGACCTCGAGAACGAGCTTTTGGGTCTCGCAGAGGATGATCCTACCCGCCACAGGAAGCGTCACGGCTCAAATGATAGGAGTAAAAGAAATAGCAAGGCGTT TATTGAAGATTCggacgatgatggagaggaggaagatatggagatggaatctgaagatgatgaaccAGCTCTTCAGAGATCAAGAGGGCCGTTGAAGAACCCTTATCCCTTGGAGGGTAAATATGTGGACGAGGCGGACAGGGAGGC TCTTGAGAACCTCCCGGAAATCGAGAGAGAAAACATCTTGGCGTCACGATTGGAAGAAATGCAAAAGTTCAAAGACTCTCAAGCGCTTGATGCGATGTTCAAGACTGCTCATGgtggggatgatgaggaagaagatgattcGAGAGCGAGAAAGAGAC GCAAGCACACTAGTGTGAGCGAGAAGGCTTCTAGGGCACTCAACGTTTTGAAGAACAAGCGGAAAGCGAAGGATGAGCGTATGCAGCGCCGG GCTGCACGTCGTCGACATTCCCGATCTGCCTCTGCATCttccgaagaagaaggccagATCACCCGCAGATCGCCGTCATACTCCCCTGAACGATCGCTTTCCCCTCAACCCAAAAACGTCCAGCCCAAGCTTAgcaaagaggaggaaatggatgCTATCGCGCCCAACAGGGCCGAATTGGAGAGTGCGAGGGTTAGTAGGTACGAGTTGGTGGATATGATGCACAAGGATGGCTTCGAGGACGTTATCACTG GTGCATACGTGCGAATTATCTCTCCTGATAGGGACGAGCATGGTAGGCCAAAGTACAGGCTTTACAAAATTGCGGATGTGGACGAGTCTGGACAGTTCGGATCGTATTCTATCGAATACCAGGGTCGACAAATCCGAGAGACTCGGGCTTTGCTTGTCAAATACGGTTCAGCATCGAGACTGTTCAGAATGGCGGATGTTTCTAATGGTGTGATTGAAGAA TCTGAGTTTCAGAGGTTTTCTATGACAAACCAAGCAGATGGTGTAAAAGCCCCTAAGCGGTCATTTttaaagaagaagcacgATGAAATAAAGGCTCTGAGAGAAAGGCCGATGACAAGC GCTGAAATTGATCGCCGAGTTGACTCTCGTAAATCTCAAGAATCATCATTTACTCGAGTTAGCCTCCTCAAAATACATCAACTTATGAACACACGTGACCTCGCCCTCCGCCGAAACGACCACGTCATGGTCGAGAAGCTCAACTCCGACATTATCGCCCTCGGTGGCGATCCCAACACCGGCAGGCTTGTtgcagaaaaggaaggggagaaggatgacTACGATATGAAGATTCAGAAGATCAATGAAAACAATAAGAGGAAGACAAAGGAGGCAATGATGAGAGCTCATGCAGCTGCtgtggcgaggaagaaggctgaagaGGCCGTTGTTAAGGCGAAGCT GGCTGCATCCCAAAACCCGTCTACAACAAGTACACCAGCAACGGATGTTCCCAAACCCGAGGTTCCACCGCCATCAGGTCAACGCAAGGGAGAGACTCCTCAACAATACGTGGCGAGGACGGTCCAGCTGGATCTAGATTTGGGAGATTTCTGA